In Chloroflexota bacterium, the following are encoded in one genomic region:
- a CDS encoding VOC family protein — translation MTAQQSEFEQKAAPIRAAYLRPRGERPASTARGLHHMALICSDVERTIQFYQGVLGFPLIELMENRDYKGSSHLFFDIGNDNLLAFFDFPGLGLAPIIETIGAVQHIAISVAPEPFETLKAKLEEQEIPYIGPDRGADNSLYFKDPDGIQIELIREPLVVMEGRPLGE, via the coding sequence ATGACGGCCCAGCAGAGTGAGTTCGAGCAGAAGGCCGCACCGATCCGGGCCGCCTACCTGAGGCCGCGAGGTGAGAGGCCGGCCTCGACGGCGCGCGGCCTGCATCATATGGCGCTGATCTGCAGCGATGTCGAGCGGACCATTCAGTTCTACCAGGGCGTGCTCGGGTTTCCGCTGATCGAGCTGATGGAGAACCGCGACTACAAGGGATCGTCGCACCTGTTCTTCGACATCGGGAACGACAACCTCCTGGCGTTCTTCGACTTTCCCGGGCTGGGGCTCGCCCCGATTATTGAGACCATCGGGGCGGTGCAGCACATCGCGATCTCGGTGGCGCCGGAGCCGTTCGAGACGCTGAAGGCGAAGCTCGAAGAGCAGGAGATTCCGTACATCGGGCCAGATCGCGGCGCGGACAACTCGCTCTATTTCAAGGATCCGGACGGTATCCAGATCGAGTTGATCCGCGAGCCGCTGGTGGTCATGGAAGGGCGTCCGCTCGGCGAGTGA
- a CDS encoding GNAT family N-acetyltransferase, with amino-acid sequence MGERGGESGIQVRRIRADEVADFKAFRLRALADAPDAFSTTLAQAEAMPWSSWVDRVTRGAAGEESVLLVAEDAVTGAWLGITGSYVEPHQPETAHVVSVWTAPEARRRGVGLALLAAAREWARTRGMSEQRLFVSNTNDSARMLYERAGFRLTGRTEPYPNDPALHEQEMQAPV; translated from the coding sequence ATGGGCGAGCGCGGCGGCGAATCGGGGATCCAGGTGCGGCGGATTCGTGCGGACGAGGTGGCCGACTTCAAGGCGTTCCGGCTGCGCGCGCTGGCCGATGCGCCAGACGCCTTCTCCACGACGCTCGCCCAGGCCGAGGCGATGCCCTGGAGCAGCTGGGTGGACCGGGTGACACGCGGGGCGGCCGGTGAGGAGTCCGTGCTGCTGGTGGCCGAGGACGCGGTGACTGGGGCGTGGCTGGGGATCACCGGCAGCTACGTTGAGCCACACCAACCAGAGACGGCGCACGTCGTGTCGGTGTGGACGGCCCCCGAGGCCCGGCGGCGCGGCGTGGGGCTGGCGTTGCTGGCGGCGGCGCGAGAGTGGGCGCGGACGCGCGGGATGTCCGAGCAGCGGCTGTTCGTGTCGAATACCAACGACAGCGCTCGCATGCTGTACGAGCGGGCCGGGTTCCGCCTGACCGGCCGGACCGAGCCGTACCCGAACGATCCGGCCCTGCACGAGCAGGAGATGCAGGCGCCGGTGTAG
- a CDS encoding cobalamin B12-binding domain-containing protein: protein MTLRILIAKPGLDGHDRGAKVVARALRDAGYEVIYTGIRQTPEMIAQTALQEDVDAIGLSILSGAHLTLFPRIFAELQARGVDDVAVWAGGIIPDDDMPALKSMGVRAVFGPGSPTTATIEFLRSLEGERATADR from the coding sequence ATGACGCTGCGTATCCTGATCGCCAAGCCGGGGCTGGACGGCCACGACCGTGGCGCGAAGGTGGTGGCGCGCGCCCTCCGCGACGCGGGCTACGAGGTGATCTACACCGGCATCCGACAGACGCCCGAGATGATCGCGCAGACGGCGCTGCAGGAGGACGTGGACGCCATCGGCCTCTCGATCCTCAGCGGGGCGCACCTGACGCTGTTCCCGCGCATCTTCGCGGAGCTGCAGGCGCGCGGCGTGGACGACGTGGCCGTCTGGGCCGGCGGCATCATCCCCGACGACGACATGCCAGCCTTGAAATCGATGGGGGTGCGGGCGGTCTTCGGCCCTGGCAGCCCGACAACGGCCACCATCGAGTTCCTCAGGAGCCTGGAGGGCGAGCGCGCCACCGCCGACCGATAG
- the aqpZ gene encoding aquaporin Z, producing MPLSRRISVEALGTFWLVFGGCGSAVLAAAFPQVGIGLLGVSFAFGLTVLTMAYAIGHVSGCHLNPAVSLGLWAGKRFPTKELAPYIVAQVVGAIVAAGVLYIIASGKAGFEVGGFAANGYGEHSPGGYSLVSALVAEVVLTFMFLIIILGATDGRAPKGFAPIAIGLGLTLIHLIGIPVTNLSVNPARSTGPALIVGGWALAQLWAFWVAPIVGALGAGFAYSWLAYEVGEPVVGDASTGANSRPNQRRRRR from the coding sequence ATTCCGCTGAGCCGTCGCATTTCGGTCGAAGCGCTTGGTACGTTCTGGCTCGTGTTTGGGGGCTGCGGGAGCGCCGTGCTCGCCGCCGCGTTCCCGCAGGTGGGCATCGGCCTGCTCGGCGTGTCGTTCGCATTCGGGCTGACGGTACTGACGATGGCCTACGCCATCGGGCACGTCTCGGGCTGCCACCTGAACCCGGCCGTGTCGCTCGGCCTCTGGGCTGGCAAGCGCTTCCCGACGAAGGAGCTGGCCCCGTACATCGTCGCGCAGGTCGTCGGGGCGATCGTCGCGGCCGGCGTGCTGTACATCATCGCCAGCGGCAAGGCCGGCTTCGAGGTGGGCGGCTTCGCGGCCAATGGCTACGGCGAGCACTCGCCGGGCGGCTACTCGCTGGTGTCCGCCCTGGTGGCTGAGGTCGTGCTGACCTTCATGTTTCTGATCATCATCCTGGGGGCCACGGACGGCCGCGCCCCGAAGGGGTTCGCCCCGATCGCCATCGGCCTGGGGTTGACGCTGATCCACCTGATCGGCATCCCGGTCACCAATCTCTCGGTGAACCCGGCTCGCAGCACCGGCCCGGCGCTGATCGTCGGCGGGTGGGCGCTGGCACAGCTCTGGGCGTTCTGGGTCGCCCCGATTGTCGGCGCGCTCGGGGCGGGCTTCGCCTACTCGTGGCTGGCCTACGAGGTCGGGGAGCCGGTCGTCGGCGACGCTTCCACCGGCGCCAACTCCCGCCCGAACCAGCGGCGCCGCCGCCGCTAG
- a CDS encoding amidohydrolase family protein, which produces MALLFLNGTVIDGQGGLIEDGALLAGGGRIEAVGPTTALEARRSDDGVQVIDLDGRTLLPGLIDTHVHLAGGDFAPNRESDPIGLAALRTAPVAHRTLMAGFTTIRVAGSRDFLDVDLRDAINEGAILGPRILASGRGLTTTGGHYYNWCAVEVDGVDAVRKEVRQHIKRGVDSIKLMLSPGIATEGADVSTEQFALDEVQAAVYEAHKVGRSVLSHAIGIGGIRNGVEAGVDSIDHGHYLDEEQAHRMKAKGIYLVPTFGPTHYYVHKRQAEPWRIARAEQVEPIHAAAFKLALDIGVPIALGCDCGAQSRMPNGENALEIELMVQNGMTPMAAILAATREAARLTRILPAVGTLEPGKAADLIVVEGSPLDDISRLRTGIRMVVQGGQVRRDDLGLARG; this is translated from the coding sequence ATGGCCTTGCTTTTCCTCAACGGCACGGTGATCGACGGCCAGGGTGGCCTGATCGAGGATGGGGCGCTGCTGGCCGGGGGCGGCCGGATCGAGGCGGTCGGGCCGACGACGGCGCTCGAAGCGCGGCGCAGCGACGATGGCGTGCAGGTCATCGACCTCGACGGCCGGACGCTGCTGCCAGGGCTGATTGACACACACGTCCACCTGGCTGGCGGCGACTTCGCGCCGAATCGTGAGTCGGACCCTATCGGGCTGGCGGCGCTGCGGACGGCGCCGGTGGCACACCGCACCTTGATGGCTGGCTTCACGACGATCCGCGTGGCCGGCTCGCGCGACTTCCTGGATGTCGATCTGCGGGACGCCATCAACGAGGGCGCGATCCTCGGCCCCAGGATCCTGGCGAGCGGGCGCGGCCTGACCACGACCGGGGGCCACTACTACAACTGGTGCGCCGTCGAGGTGGATGGGGTTGACGCCGTGCGGAAGGAAGTTCGCCAGCACATCAAGCGTGGCGTGGACAGCATCAAGCTGATGCTCTCGCCGGGCATCGCCACCGAGGGTGCGGACGTCAGCACCGAGCAGTTCGCGCTCGACGAGGTCCAGGCGGCGGTCTACGAGGCCCACAAAGTGGGCAGGAGTGTCCTGAGTCACGCCATCGGGATCGGTGGCATCCGCAACGGCGTCGAAGCCGGCGTGGACTCCATCGATCACGGGCACTACCTGGACGAGGAGCAGGCTCACAGAATGAAGGCAAAGGGCATCTACCTGGTGCCGACCTTCGGGCCGACCCACTACTACGTGCACAAGCGGCAGGCTGAGCCGTGGCGCATCGCGCGGGCCGAGCAGGTCGAGCCGATCCACGCGGCAGCGTTCAAGCTCGCACTCGACATCGGAGTGCCGATAGCGCTGGGGTGTGACTGCGGGGCGCAGTCCAGGATGCCGAACGGCGAGAACGCGCTGGAGATCGAGTTGATGGTGCAGAACGGGATGACGCCGATGGCAGCGATCCTGGCGGCGACCCGTGAGGCGGCTCGGCTGACCAGAATCCTGCCAGCGGTCGGCACGCTGGAGCCGGGCAAGGCGGCCGACCTGATCGTCGTGGAGGGCAGCCCGCTTGACGATATCAGCCGGCTGCGGACGGGCATCCGGATGGTGGTGCAGGGCGGACAGGTGCGCCGAGATGATCTCGGGCTGGCCAGGGGCTGA
- a CDS encoding flippase-like domain-containing protein — protein MTEETLTKVRTPLSAAPAHPTLPTAEVSAAEPDPLARRFLNIRTAASFVIGLAILGFVLSRVDVNVGEITARLAQTNVSLFAAAMALYYLTFPVRALRWQQLLANVGYTNGDDGTGADNGRVFRLPSMMGLAEIVLLSWFANCIVPAKLGDAYRAYLLKSTSGVSFSKTFGTILAERIIDTLLLFSLLALSVLLAFSGALPPEILSIMQAGLVLVALVIGGLMVMRNLGGFIARLVPRRFRGHYAMFEQGTLGSFRAMPLVLTYSIVGWAIEAGRLYLVCLSLGLTSLSPAIILFVALASALLTTLPITPAGLGFVESAIVGILLLAANFGLAPGVDQNMAASVAILDRVISYWSLIVTGVVVYLLTKKR, from the coding sequence GTGACTGAAGAGACGTTGACCAAGGTGCGGACGCCCCTGAGCGCCGCCCCAGCACACCCCACGCTGCCCACCGCCGAGGTTTCCGCCGCCGAGCCCGACCCGCTCGCCCGGCGCTTCCTCAACATCCGCACTGCCGCATCGTTCGTCATCGGCCTCGCGATTCTCGGCTTCGTGCTCTCACGCGTGGACGTGAACGTCGGGGAGATTACGGCTCGGCTCGCCCAGACGAATGTCAGCCTGTTCGCCGCTGCCATGGCGCTCTACTACCTGACGTTCCCGGTCCGGGCGCTCCGCTGGCAGCAACTGCTGGCGAACGTCGGCTACACCAACGGCGACGACGGCACCGGCGCCGACAACGGGCGCGTTTTCCGCCTCCCCTCGATGATGGGCCTCGCGGAGATCGTGCTGCTCTCCTGGTTCGCGAACTGCATCGTGCCCGCCAAGCTCGGGGATGCCTACCGCGCCTACCTGCTCAAGAGTACGTCTGGCGTCTCCTTCTCGAAGACGTTCGGCACCATCCTCGCCGAGCGCATCATCGACACGCTGCTGCTGTTCTCGCTGCTGGCCCTCTCGGTGCTGCTGGCGTTCTCGGGCGCGCTGCCGCCGGAGATTCTCAGCATCATGCAGGCCGGCCTGGTGCTGGTGGCGCTGGTCATCGGCGGCCTGATGGTGATGCGGAACCTGGGCGGGTTCATCGCGCGGCTGGTGCCGAGGCGCTTCCGGGGCCACTACGCCATGTTCGAGCAGGGCACCCTCGGCTCGTTCCGCGCGATGCCCCTGGTGCTGACCTATTCGATCGTCGGCTGGGCCATCGAAGCCGGGCGACTCTACCTCGTCTGCCTCTCGCTCGGGCTGACCAGCCTCTCGCCGGCCATCATCCTGTTCGTGGCACTGGCCTCGGCGCTGTTGACGACCCTCCCGATCACGCCGGCCGGCCTCGGCTTCGTCGAGTCGGCCATCGTCGGCATCCTGCTGCTGGCGGCCAACTTCGGGCTGGCCCCGGGCGTTGACCAGAACATGGCCGCGTCGGTCGCCATCCTCGACCGGGTCATCAGCTACTGGAGCCTGATTGTGACCGGGGTCGTCGTCTATCTCCTGACGAAAAAACGGTAA
- the mce gene encoding methylmalonyl-CoA epimerase produces the protein MHVLLTEEQELFRRTVREFAEREIAPVAAEHDEQETFPTATVRMMGKLGLMGLTLPEEYGGQGGGTVEYALAMEEIARADASHSVVLTVQSSLVCEPILKYGTDEQKNDYLKRLASGDLIGSFCLSEPQSGSDARNMQTTASRDGDYYVLNGTKNWISNGGESGLYLVFARLTGEDEDGTRTAAFLVEYWRFGIRCGPKEKKLGIRASATTQVFLQDCRVPVGNMLGAPGDGFKIAMTSLDGGRIGVAAQALGIAQAAFDAAVAYAQERQAFGQPISELQAIQFMLADMQVRIEQSRSLVYQSAVLKAKGQAYAKASAMAKLSASETAMWVTTKAIQIHGGYGYSREYAVQRYFRDAKITEIYEGTSEIQRLVIARSILRGERPLKVAADAEETAADVPETLETKTPTIVLPPTPEEERQMRAPRKLHHVAVAVDNLDEALKYYRDILGLDEITTMTLDDRGLKVGLIKAGPSEIELLEPLHDDSTVARFLDRRGPGLHHICFEVEDVEKSMRYYEGKGATFIDPVPRPGAVGLVSFMPPVLADGVLVELAQTSGYELPTPEGEAEAVAEEQPPVVITRPIIRGAGGYTRAGLMAAQPVQPKPAPESASASDEAEAATVITQPIVRGAGGYTRPGLTAQQPVGAPVAAPAEAAVPAEAAASAETAPSAEAAASAETAPSAEAAASTEAPVSAEAVDDETPTVTIARPPVAESDKPTA, from the coding sequence ATGCACGTCTTGCTCACCGAGGAACAGGAGCTGTTCAGGCGCACGGTGCGCGAGTTCGCCGAGCGTGAGATCGCTCCCGTGGCCGCTGAGCACGACGAGCAGGAGACGTTTCCCACCGCGACCGTCCGGATGATGGGGAAGCTCGGACTGATGGGCCTCACCCTGCCCGAGGAGTACGGCGGCCAGGGCGGCGGCACAGTCGAGTACGCCCTGGCGATGGAAGAGATCGCCCGGGCCGACGCCTCGCACTCGGTGGTGCTGACGGTGCAGTCGTCGCTGGTCTGCGAGCCGATCCTCAAGTACGGCACCGACGAGCAGAAGAACGACTATCTGAAACGGCTTGCCAGCGGCGACCTGATCGGCTCGTTCTGCCTCAGCGAGCCGCAGTCCGGCAGCGACGCCCGCAACATGCAAACGACCGCCTCCCGGGACGGCGACTACTACGTGCTGAACGGGACCAAAAACTGGATCTCGAACGGCGGCGAGTCCGGCCTGTACCTGGTGTTCGCGCGGCTGACCGGCGAGGACGAGGACGGCACGCGGACGGCGGCGTTCCTGGTCGAGTACTGGCGCTTCGGCATCCGTTGCGGGCCGAAGGAGAAGAAGCTTGGGATTCGCGCCTCGGCCACGACCCAGGTCTTCCTGCAGGATTGCCGCGTGCCGGTCGGCAACATGCTGGGCGCGCCGGGCGACGGCTTCAAGATCGCGATGACCTCGCTCGATGGCGGGCGGATCGGCGTGGCGGCCCAGGCGCTCGGCATCGCGCAGGCGGCCTTCGACGCCGCCGTGGCTTACGCGCAGGAGCGGCAGGCGTTCGGGCAGCCGATCTCGGAGCTGCAGGCGATCCAGTTCATGCTGGCCGATATGCAGGTCCGCATCGAGCAGTCTCGCTCGCTGGTGTACCAGTCAGCCGTGCTCAAGGCGAAAGGGCAGGCGTACGCCAAAGCCTCGGCGATGGCGAAGCTCTCGGCGTCCGAGACGGCGATGTGGGTCACCACGAAGGCGATCCAGATCCACGGCGGCTACGGCTACAGCCGCGAGTACGCCGTCCAGCGCTACTTCCGCGACGCCAAGATCACCGAGATCTACGAGGGCACCTCGGAGATTCAGCGGCTGGTCATCGCACGCAGTATCCTGCGTGGCGAGCGTCCGCTGAAGGTGGCGGCGGATGCCGAGGAGACGGCGGCCGACGTGCCCGAGACGCTGGAGACGAAGACCCCGACCATCGTGCTGCCGCCGACGCCCGAAGAGGAGCGGCAGATGCGCGCGCCGCGGAAGCTGCATCACGTCGCGGTGGCCGTGGACAACCTGGACGAGGCGCTCAAGTATTACCGCGACATCCTGGGCCTGGACGAGATCACCACGATGACGCTGGATGATCGCGGGCTGAAGGTTGGGTTGATCAAGGCCGGGCCGTCCGAGATCGAATTGCTGGAGCCGCTCCACGACGATTCGACGGTTGCGCGGTTCCTGGACCGGCGCGGCCCGGGCCTGCACCACATCTGCTTCGAGGTCGAGGACGTCGAGAAGTCGATGCGGTACTACGAGGGCAAGGGGGCGACGTTCATCGACCCGGTGCCGCGTCCGGGAGCGGTCGGGCTGGTGTCGTTCATGCCGCCGGTGCTGGCGGATGGCGTGCTGGTGGAGCTGGCGCAGACGAGTGGCTACGAGCTGCCCACGCCCGAGGGCGAAGCTGAGGCCGTTGCTGAAGAGCAGCCGCCGGTCGTCATCACCAGGCCGATCATCCGAGGCGCGGGCGGGTACACGCGGGCCGGCCTGATGGCAGCGCAGCCGGTGCAGCCGAAGCCGGCCCCCGAGTCCGCGTCGGCCTCCGACGAGGCCGAGGCTGCAACGGTCATCACGCAGCCGATCGTTCGCGGAGCGGGCGGCTACACGCGGCCCGGACTGACGGCGCAGCAGCCGGTGGGCGCGCCGGTAGCTGCGCCCGCCGAAGCCGCCGTGCCCGCCGAAGCCGCTGCATCTGCTGAGACCGCGCCGAGCGCCGAAGCCGCTGCATCTGCTGAGACTGCGCCGAGCGCCGAGGCCGCTGCGAGCACTGAGGCCCCTGTGAGTGCTGAGGCCGTGGACGACGAGACGCCGACGGTCACGATCGCGCGTCCGCCCGTCGCCGAATCAGACAAGCCGACTGCCTAG
- a CDS encoding glycosyltransferase family 4 protein, translating into MVLSTPTASPPVASRPLKIAIDYTSAINQNAGIGRFVRSLVRSVVARDTTDSFLLMHATPNPGRAAVYPAGQRISKRVLRVNERWMNILWHRLQVPLPVDWLTGPVDIYHSPDFVMPPVRAAKSILTVHDLAFLLYPECADARLRAYLERTVPRSVQRADYVVADSENTRNDVICLLGMPAERVTVVPGGVDPSFQPVTDPARIAAFRQSIGLDESTPYILFVGVIEPRKNLVGLIEAFDLLKARRQLPHKLVVVGRRGWLSDGTMQRADRSPYRNDIVFPGFIPDGELATLYSAAESFAFPSHYEGFGLPVLEAMACGTPVVASRASSLPEVVGDAGMQVDPDDTERLASALELLALNPEMRADFSARGLERAATFTWEAAADVMIDVYRRVGAGLP; encoded by the coding sequence ATGGTGCTCTCGACTCCGACCGCTTCCCCGCCGGTGGCATCCCGGCCGCTGAAGATCGCCATCGACTACACCTCGGCGATCAACCAGAACGCCGGCATCGGGCGGTTCGTGCGGAGCCTCGTCAGGTCCGTCGTCGCGCGGGACACGACCGACAGTTTCCTGCTGATGCATGCCACGCCGAACCCCGGGCGGGCCGCCGTCTACCCGGCCGGCCAGCGCATCTCGAAGCGCGTGCTGCGGGTCAACGAGCGCTGGATGAACATCCTGTGGCACCGGCTCCAGGTGCCGCTGCCGGTGGACTGGCTCACCGGGCCGGTCGACATCTACCACTCGCCGGACTTCGTGATGCCGCCGGTCCGCGCCGCGAAGTCGATCCTGACCGTCCACGACCTGGCCTTCCTGCTCTACCCGGAGTGCGCCGACGCCCGGCTGCGCGCCTACCTTGAGCGCACCGTCCCGCGCTCGGTCCAGCGGGCCGACTACGTGGTCGCAGACTCCGAGAACACCCGCAACGACGTGATCTGCCTGCTGGGCATGCCGGCCGAGCGGGTGACGGTGGTCCCGGGCGGCGTCGATCCGAGCTTCCAGCCCGTCACCGACCCGGCCCGCATCGCTGCGTTCCGCCAGAGCATCGGCCTGGACGAGTCAACGCCGTACATCCTGTTCGTCGGCGTCATCGAGCCGCGCAAGAACCTCGTCGGGCTGATCGAGGCGTTCGATCTGCTCAAGGCCCGCCGCCAGTTGCCACACAAGCTGGTGGTGGTCGGGCGGCGTGGCTGGCTCTCGGACGGCACCATGCAGCGGGCGGACCGCTCGCCCTACCGCAACGACATCGTCTTCCCAGGCTTCATCCCGGACGGCGAGCTTGCCACGCTCTACTCAGCCGCCGAGTCGTTCGCGTTCCCATCCCACTACGAGGGCTTCGGGCTGCCGGTCCTGGAGGCGATGGCCTGCGGGACGCCGGTCGTCGCCTCGCGGGCCAGCTCCCTGCCGGAGGTCGTCGGCGATGCCGGCATGCAGGTGGACCCGGACGACACCGAGCGGCTGGCCTCGGCGCTGGAGCTGCTGGCCCTGAATCCGGAGATGCGCGCCGACTTCAGCGCGCGCGGCCTGGAGCGCGCGGCGACGTTCACCTGGGAAGCCGCCGCCGACGTCATGATCGACGTGTACCGCCGGGTGGGCGCCGGACTGCCGTAG
- a CDS encoding response regulator, with translation MTRSGSTRTEGRPRVIVINDDTDFLSLMSELLTDIEGYNVEVCREGNHAYQFVKERQPDLVILDIRIEGQDVGWAILECLTLDPKTAQIPLIVCSAAIRELQAHEELLERYGIEVLTKPFDLDALLEKVASALARGNRH, from the coding sequence ATGACACGCAGCGGGAGCACCAGGACCGAGGGCCGGCCCCGCGTCATCGTCATCAACGACGATACGGACTTCCTGTCGTTGATGAGCGAGCTGCTCACCGACATCGAGGGGTACAACGTCGAGGTCTGCCGCGAAGGCAACCACGCCTACCAGTTCGTGAAGGAGCGGCAGCCGGACCTCGTGATCCTCGACATCCGCATCGAAGGGCAGGACGTCGGCTGGGCGATTCTGGAGTGTCTGACGCTCGATCCGAAGACCGCGCAGATCCCGCTGATCGTCTGCTCGGCGGCGATCCGCGAGCTGCAGGCCCACGAGGAGCTGCTGGAACGCTACGGCATCGAGGTGCTGACCAAGCCGTTCGACCTCGACGCCCTGCTGGAAAAGGTCGCATCCGCGCTGGCACGGGGGAATCGGCACTGA
- a CDS encoding MFS transporter — translation MAVLWVAQVISEIGFGFALPFTPLFVQQLGVTDVKEAGLWAGFAAASFAIAMGLMAPLWGHLADRFGYRLMIQRAFFGAGISLGCIAFVQTPEQMIVLRILHGALTGVFTGIATLVSLTTPQHHLGTVLGIMQSALFLGIALGPLLGGVFADQFGLRAAFGVTGLVLSLSGILIAFVVHEPERTAEPVDEAAAAGDPIDAGRLRRQLLTVVGLMAIVRLANVAPNPILPLFVQSLVPSTEHLASTVGLMLAATGVASTLSAIVVGRLADQYGRRAALLGCCLLTALLCPLHAFVGSVWQLIALRTVVGLTQGGMATALQALLVDITPPSKRGAAFGWITTASSFGNGAGPVGGSSVAAWFGVQAVFLAMTPLYVVAAAALSWLRPGRAGSDDGSTPAEATAARPAS, via the coding sequence GTGGCCGTTCTCTGGGTGGCGCAGGTCATCTCGGAGATCGGCTTCGGCTTCGCGCTGCCGTTCACGCCGCTGTTCGTGCAGCAACTGGGCGTCACGGACGTGAAGGAGGCCGGCCTGTGGGCCGGCTTTGCGGCGGCTTCCTTCGCCATCGCGATGGGCCTGATGGCCCCGCTCTGGGGCCATCTCGCAGACCGCTTCGGCTACCGGCTGATGATTCAGCGGGCGTTCTTCGGCGCGGGCATCTCGCTCGGCTGCATCGCCTTCGTGCAGACTCCCGAGCAGATGATCGTCCTGCGGATCCTGCACGGCGCGCTGACGGGCGTCTTCACGGGCATCGCGACGCTGGTCTCGCTGACCACGCCGCAGCACCATCTGGGGACAGTCCTCGGCATCATGCAGTCCGCACTGTTCCTGGGCATCGCGCTCGGGCCGCTGCTCGGCGGGGTGTTCGCAGACCAGTTCGGGCTGCGGGCGGCGTTCGGCGTGACGGGGCTGGTCCTGAGCCTGTCCGGCATCCTGATCGCGTTCGTGGTGCACGAGCCGGAGCGCACCGCCGAGCCGGTCGACGAGGCAGCCGCCGCCGGCGATCCGATCGACGCTGGCCGCCTCCGTCGTCAGTTGCTCACCGTCGTCGGCCTGATGGCCATCGTGCGGCTGGCGAACGTGGCCCCGAACCCGATCCTGCCACTGTTCGTGCAAAGCTTGGTCCCATCCACCGAGCATCTCGCGTCGACGGTCGGGCTGATGCTGGCCGCGACAGGGGTCGCCTCGACGCTGAGCGCCATCGTCGTCGGGCGGCTGGCCGACCAGTACGGTCGGCGGGCGGCCCTGCTCGGTTGCTGCCTGCTGACGGCGCTGCTCTGCCCGCTGCACGCCTTCGTCGGCTCGGTCTGGCAGCTGATCGCGCTGCGGACGGTGGTCGGGCTGACCCAGGGCGGCATGGCGACGGCGCTCCAGGCGCTCCTGGTGGACATCACGCCGCCGTCAAAGCGCGGCGCAGCATTCGGTTGGATCACCACGGCCAGCTCGTTCGGCAACGGAGCGGGGCCGGTCGGCGGCAGCTCGGTGGCAGCCTGGTTCGGCGTGCAGGCCGTCTTCCTGGCGATGACGCCGCTCTACGTCGTGGCCGCCGCCGCGCTGTCCTGGCTGCGGCCCGGTCGTGCGGGATCGGACGACGGATCGACGCCGGCAGAGGCGACGGCCGCCCGGCCAGCGTCGTAG
- a CDS encoding MFS transporter has protein sequence MVSEIAFSFAMPFTPLYLQQLGVTDLAEVGLWAGVLAGCFAVAMGGMAPIWGILADRFGHRRMIQRALFGAGTVIGLVAFVQTPEQLLVLRILHGAMTGVVTAIATMVSLTTPRQHLSTVLGLLQAAIYLGITLGPLLGGAFADHFGLRASFGCTGVLLVSLGLAVTFLVPDLSKEQVRTEAGRAGAGGAGRQRLMTRELLAVILLMALTRLAQNGPQPFLPLFVQTLVHTEEGLATTVGILLAATGAASVVSALLIGRLNDRFGARTVLVCGLLLSAGLSAVHALAGTVWQLLVLRIALGLAQGGSGPAIQALMIDVTPPGKRGAAFGVLTTANAVGSGGGPILGSFVAAAFSIPAVFLATAPVLGVAGWLAARLRPTGRSETATPAAAAAR, from the coding sequence GTGGTCTCTGAGATCGCGTTCAGCTTCGCGATGCCCTTCACCCCGCTCTATCTGCAGCAGCTCGGCGTGACCGACCTGGCCGAGGTGGGGTTGTGGGCCGGCGTCCTGGCCGGCTGCTTCGCCGTGGCGATGGGCGGGATGGCGCCGATCTGGGGCATCCTGGCAGACCGCTTCGGGCATCGGCGGATGATCCAGCGCGCCCTCTTCGGGGCCGGCACGGTCATCGGGTTGGTGGCGTTCGTCCAGACGCCCGAGCAGTTGCTGGTCCTGCGCATCCTGCACGGCGCGATGACCGGCGTCGTGACGGCCATCGCCACGATGGTCTCGCTGACGACGCCGCGCCAGCACCTCAGCACGGTGCTCGGGCTGCTCCAGGCGGCGATCTACCTGGGGATCACCCTCGGACCGCTGCTCGGCGGGGCCTTTGCCGACCACTTCGGGCTGCGGGCGTCGTTCGGCTGCACCGGCGTGTTGCTGGTCTCGCTGGGGCTGGCGGTGACGTTCCTGGTGCCAGATCTCAGCAAGGAGCAGGTCCGCACTGAAGCGGGCCGGGCCGGCGCTGGCGGCGCGGGACGCCAGAGGCTGATGACGCGCGAACTGCTGGCCGTCATCCTGCTGATGGCGCTGACCAGACTGGCACAGAACGGACCGCAGCCGTTCCTGCCGCTGTTCGTCCAGACGCTGGTTCACACCGAGGAGGGGTTGGCGACGACGGTCGGCATCCTCCTGGCGGCGACGGGCGCGGCATCGGTTGTCTCGGCGCTGCTGATCGGCCGCCTGAACGACAGGTTCGGTGCGCGCACGGTGCTGGTGTGCGGCCTCCTGCTCTCGGCTGGCCTCTCGGCGGTCCACGCGCTGGCCGGCACGGTCTGGCAGCTGCTGGTGCTTCGCATCGCGCTGGGGCTGGCGCAGGGCGGCAGTGGCCCTGCCATCCAGGCGCTGATGATCGATGTGACGCCTCCCGGCAAGCGTGGGGCGGCGTTCGGCGTGTTGACCACGGCCAACGCTGTCGGGAGCGGTGGCGGCCCGATCCTCGGCAGCTTCGTGGCGGCAGCCTTCAGCATCCCGGCCGTCTTCCTGGCGACTGCGCCGGTGCTCGGCGTCGCCGGCTGGCTGGCGGCCCGCCTGCGCCCGACCGGCCGCTCGGAGACGGCGACGCCCGCGGCCGCTGCCGCCCGCTGA